A segment of the Triticum urartu cultivar G1812 chromosome 1, Tu2.1, whole genome shotgun sequence genome:
CTAGATAAGTTATACTCAATAATGAATCGTCTACGAGCAATCCTAAAAAGGTAATATGCTGATAACTTGCTATTAGATTCTTTGGGATCCTGATAGGATGGCCTGTCAAAATAGTTTCTTAATTGCAAATCCAGATCCAGCGAAAAGAGGCACAATTCGGTATGGTTTGTCCTTACTCATGCACGGTTACACATTAGAAGTCATAGCATAAAGGTTATATTATTTTTTCTTACAGACTATCAAATGTAATGGTGCTATGAATATTTCACAGGTGTCGTCCTGTTTCCTGGAGCTACCTTGCCTCTGAAACTAATTGAGGCTAGGTTTGTGGCAGCTGTCGAGAAGGCTTTAAGGCGTGATGATGCCCCGGGCACAATAGGCGTGGTGCGTTCCAATCATGTTAAAATTAGTTGCTTTTACTTGTGGATTAATTTTTAAAGACTATGACTCGATGTATAGGTTCTCATGCACGGACGGCCAAATCATCGAAACTATGCTAATGCTTCAGTTGGAACCACAGCAGAGGTGCCGTACATTTATTTCTGTTATGCTTTGAGTTGCAATTTCCAGACCAGTCTGAAGTTATTGATCAATCTCTATGTGCATGGATTGTTCATTTGGTTAGCTTTTTTTGGTTCTAAATTCCCAATGGAGCTGTTTAGTGACCAACTCCATGTgtatgctactccctccgtcccataatataagagcatttttgacactacactagtgtaaaaaacgttcttatattatgggacggagggagtgtATCCTAGTTCTATATACTTAATACTTCCTCCGTCCTGATTTATGTGGCGCCCTCGTTTTTTGTGATTTTACTTTGACAGTCAATTAGATCAATGATATATGAGTATGTGCCATACAAACAGTACTGCTGGAAACTTTTTTCAAATATAAATTCAATGGTATAATTTTTGTGGCACACAATCTACGTCTTACTGGGCAAGTAAATTGTCAAACTTGAACATTGAAATACGTGGGCGCCATGTAAATTAGGGCGGAGGGATTAGGGGTTATTAGTTACATATGGTGGCATGGTACACATGTGATAAATTTTAAGATCCCTTGCATAATCTCGAAAGATAAAATGTTATATGTAATTTGGTGCCATTTGTCTTTTATGGTTAGAACTATTCTTCTGAACAGCCTGATCAGATCAGTTGGTATTTTTGTTTGTTTGCAGATACGGCAACTTGGACGGTCGGATGATGGTTCAATAAATGTTAAAGCACGTGGTCAGCAACGATTTCGTCTGATTCGTTACTGGTCGGATGTTGATGGGGTGGTAAGTCTAAGATCTAATTGGGTAGCCTTGTTTTATGTTCTTTTGAATTAGAAGCAGGACAAATGTAGCTTTGTTTCATTTACTCTTGTCCTTAGGTGTGGGGTGAGGTTCAAATCATTGAGGAAGATCCTCCACTAAGAACTCCAAGAGGTGCATTTGCACAGCTAGCTGCATCTAGGAGCTGCCGGCTGCATACTTCTTCACCAGTTATGAGCTTGGATGTGCCACCAATGAAACAACAGGGCCTTATGGATTCAGGCCTAGATTGTGATACTCCTTCTGCAAGTGATTCAAGTTCACAGTCTAGCAATTCAACGAAGCCTTCTGGTCAGTCAGGCGAGAATACCAACATGGATGAGGAGGATTATATTTGCTCGACACCCTCGAGCTCAAGAACAGATACAAAGCACCAGCACCAGTACAATGCTGCTAATTACTCGAAGAAGCCTCTTCAGGCATCATTGGCCTTTTGGCCTCAATGGGCTTATGAAATGTATGACCCATATTCACTTGCCTGTAGAGCTGCTGGTATGTGAAGCGCTCCTATTTCATCAAACTGGTTTCTTATGAATCTTACAGTGCATTCTTGTCATTACGTGTCTGTTTGGTTCATATACCATGTTTGCCAACATTTGACACAGTTTTTTTGCCATACATGCCTAAGGTTAGGCAATTAAAATTGGCGCCACACTTTGCCATGCTTTCTTGTGGCCTGACAAAGTGTGGAACCTTAGTATACCAACCAAACATGCCCTACATATTTCACTGAATCTTTACTGGACAATGCCAACTTTGCCCTGTGTACATTGTTCTCATAGGAAAAACATCCTCTCACCAAAGTAAATGAATGATAATTGTGCAAATCCTTAGGTATGTTTCTGATTTTCAGCTGGTTATCTTTTTTTACACTGTCCTTTTGTTGCAGATTTGTGGAGACTGATAATCAAAACGCCAAGCATTGATGAGCTTGTAAAAAAGCCAGATCTTTTGTCATTTTACATCGGAAACCAGCTTCCAGTATCGGAACCTGTGAGACAAAAATTGCTGGAGATTAATGGGGTTTCGTATCGCCTACGAAGGGAGATCCAGCTTCTAAAGGCCTGTGATCTCATAAAATGTGGATACTGCAAGGTAACAATCTATTGTATCTAGAGGTGATATTTTTACTAGTTTCTGACTGGTAGTTCTATCTTGATGTTGATCCGGTTTCACTAGTTTGTGGTCTGTTGTTTTCATTAAAAAAAAATAGCTTTCTAGCTCACCTGTATCACAGCATGCTAGAttaacatgttccaacaaggctTGGTCCAAAGTTGCACCCAGATACTTGGGTGCTGTTGCCTCTTGCAGCTGCTTGATGAGTAATGGCATTAATGTAAAACCAAGTTGCTTCTAATTCGTATTGCTCATGTATAGCTAAATCAAATAATTTCAAGATTATGCCCATTATTCTATTCTGACATGTATGTTAATTATGGCAGTCTGAAATAGCAAAGCACAGTGATGTGGTGGTGATGTCTAGCGATGGGCCTCTCGGTACTTACGTCAACAATCATGGGTACGTGCATGCAACGATTACTGTGAACAATGCAACGGGGCTTGCTCTCGAGGGGGAACCCACAGAAGAACACAGCTGGTTTCCAGGGTATGGGCCTTCTTCACGACTCCTTGTTTATCTTCCAGTCGCCTCCGTGTTTATTGTACGATCTTTGAATGTGAGATCAAACCATAAGCACATTTGTCTTGCTATATATATGTGCAGATACGCTTGGACTATCGCGTCGTGCGTGCCCTGCGGTTCCAACATAGGCTGGCGGTTCAGTACCACCAAGAGGCATCTGCACCCGAAATCCTTCTGGGGGATCCGCAGCTCCCAGATCGCGGATGTTGTAGATGTAGAACAACAGCAGGAGGAAGAATGATATGCCGCCCTCCGTGTACAGCCAACCCTGCCTTGACTTGTGTCGTCTTCTTCCGTTTCCGCAGACATAGAACCTCTCTTGTTTTTCTAGCCTAGCCCCATGTATACCCGCCTTTCGCCCTCAGAGTGGTAGCCAGTGAAGTTCCTGGGAGACTAGCGAACCTATCTTCTTGACTGTGTTGTGTGCGCGCGTAGTCCGTTTCAGAAATTTTCTGAGATGCACCTAGGCTGGATAATAAGTTTTCCGGATGCTAAACAAAGCATGTCTGTGGAAGTCTGTCTGTACTTAAATAAGTGCGTTATGTTGGAAAAAGAAGTCTAGCTCCATTTGAGATGATGATGCTTGGAAATGTCAAATGTGGCTGCTGTGCAGATCTGGGCAAGTGCGTGCGGCTTCGTGGAGAAGAAAGTATAAAGGCTGCACTTGCCATACCCTGTACGGTAATGCAGTAGAGTATATATCGGTGTAGTGGGGAAGTGGCCCTGATACCTGAGTGAATGAGTGGTAGCTCCACAATTTACCCCATCACCATGCTTGGTAGCACCGAGCTGGATGGATGCAGCAGGGTCGCCGGCCCAGCTGAGCTAGCGCAAGTGGGGAGTAGCCAATGCATATGGAGCGTGTAGTGTCGGTTTGCTCCAGCCAATATCTATGGAACCGGTAGCGATTCGGCCGGTATTGCAATACCGCTTTTCCTTCTGTAAAAGCGAGAGAGACCTGACGCTCACGGGCGGCACAAGCTGACAGTAGGAGAGAGGGGGAACCAACAGTGACAGAGAATGTGCGCTTCCCTGTTGATTGCATTTACGGACGCACAGAGATCACTTGATTGACGCTACTAATACGAGGTATGGGTGGCTGTAATATAACTGTGTAAAGCTGCAAGGATGGTGCAGGCTGTACTTGATGGCGAGCATGCCCAATTGCTCAATTGCCTACTCACTCATTCCCGTACGACTTTTATGTATGGTT
Coding sequences within it:
- the LOC125525304 gene encoding protein cereblon-like, with amino-acid sequence MEAEWWEWDGTVLQDAAEMDEPGRVGLAAGLLDVNPGRGQERFEREWEQMEDEIYRQVLAIGSFARLDNDEDGRREFGRQTALHTYLGDVDDIPGRKATLLEAGSILSLPMLFLHGVVLFPGATLPLKLIEARFVAAVEKALRRDDAPGTIGVVLMHGRPNHRNYANASVGTTAEIRQLGRSDDGSINVKARGQQRFRLIRYWSDVDGVVWGEVQIIEEDPPLRTPRGAFAQLAASRSCRLHTSSPVMSLDVPPMKQQGLMDSGLDCDTPSASDSSSQSSNSTKPSGQSGENTNMDEEDYICSTPSSSRTDTKHQHQYNAANYSKKPLQASLAFWPQWAYEMYDPYSLACRAADLWRLIIKTPSIDELVKKPDLLSFYIGNQLPVSEPVRQKLLEINGVSYRLRREIQLLKACDLIKCGYCKSEIAKHSDVVVMSSDGPLGTYVNNHGYVHATITVNNATGLALEGEPTEEHSWFPGYAWTIASCVPCGSNIGWRFSTTKRHLHPKSFWGIRSSQIADVVDVEQQQEEE